A portion of the Punica granatum isolate Tunisia-2019 chromosome 7, ASM765513v2, whole genome shotgun sequence genome contains these proteins:
- the LOC116215416 gene encoding stemmadenine O-acetyltransferase-like → MEVKINSEELIKPSSPTPQHLRAFKLSLLDHLIQVPFTPVIFFYPSNSEQAGPCLDVPQKLDLLKKSLSRTLTQLYPLAGKIRDDGLYIDCNDGGARFVEASVNMSLTQFLTDPDLVLLNKLLPNDEFLIGEFPELTHPVNIQVNVFRCGGIALGICNSHRLHDGTSEGVFLKEWAAIARGSGGGSGSSGLAARDLMVAAELFPANDLWLRDSSKIMFNSMCKPGNSVTKRFTFTGPAIEALRTRGKGPSAKNPTRVEAVTGLLWKCAMAALERKNNGLRRPSVFTHLVDIRNRMNPPLSGPLGNFLWLAAAHYMGTTKSHDGTEDVLPSLVGELRGAISKVDGEFVSGLRQDKSLISSSLEKVLGVGLSEYGHGVDHFVCSSWCSFRFYDIDFGWGRPVWVSNIGLCKPMFLNLIFLVDTRSGDGIEAWVTMDDQEMALLQEDPELRAFANVNPSPLTISSKL, encoded by the coding sequence ATGGAAGTAAAGATCAATTCCGAAGAGCTCATCAAGCCTTCCTCTCCGACCCCGCAACACCTCCGGGCCTTCAAGCTCTCCCTCCTCGATCACCTCATTCAAGTTCCTTTTACTCCGGTTATCTTTTTCTACCCGTCCAACTCCGAGCAGGCCGGCCCTTGCTTAGATGTCCCCCAGAAACTAGACCTTTTGAAGAAGTCCCTCTCCCGGACCTTGACTCAGCTCTACCCGCTTGCGGGGAAGATCCGCGACGACGGCCTCTACATCGACTGTAATGACGGAGGTGCCCGTTTTGTCGAGGCTAGTGTTAACATGTCCTTAACTCAGTTCCTTACTGACCCTGACCTCGTCTTGTTGAACAAGTTGCTTCCAAACGATGAGTTTCTTATCGGGGAATTTCCCGAACTGACTCACCCCGTAAATATTCAAGTGAATGTGTTCCGGTGTGGCGGGATTGCCCTCGGAATTTGCAATTCGCACAGACTCCACGACGGGACCTCTGAAGGAGTATTCCTGAAGGAGTGGGCAGCAATTGCCCGGGGATCAGGTGGCGGTAGTGGCAGCAGCGGGTTGGCAGCTCGGGACCTCATGGTGGCGGCGGAGCTCTTCCCTGCAAACGATCTGTGGCTGcgtgactcatcaaagatcatGTTTAACTCGATGTGCAAACCGGGAAACTCGGTCACCAAGAGGTTTACGTTTACTGGGCCTGCGATAGAGGCCCTCAGAACCCGAGGAAAGGGTCCCAGCGCGAAGAACCCGACTCGTGTTGAGGCGGTCACTGGGTTGTTATGGAAGTGCGCGATGGCCGCGCTCGAGAGAAAGAACAATGGTCTCAGAAGGCCTTCAGTCTTCACGCATTTGGTGGACATTCGCAATAGGATGAATCCTCCGTTATCGGGTCCCCTAGGAAACTTTCTCTGGCTGGCTGCTGCACATTACATGGGCACTACTAAATCTCATGATGGTACGGAAGATGTGTTGCCCTCTTTGGTTGGTGAGCTGAGAGGAGCAATATCCAAGGTAGATGGCGAATTTGTCTCGGGATTAAGACAGGACAAAAGTTTGATAAGTAGCTCTCTCGAAAAGGTGCTCGGAGTTGGGTTGTCTGAATACGGTCACGGAGTGGACCATTTTGTGTGTTCGAGTTGGTGTAGCTTCAGGTTTTATGATATCGATTTTGGGTGGGGAAGGCCCGTTTGGGTCAGTAACATTGGGTTGTGCAAGCCGATGTTCCTCAACTTGATATTTTTGGTGGACACAAGGTCGGGTGATGGAATAGAAGCATGGGTCACTATGGATGACCAGGAGATGGCTCTGTTGCAGGAGGATCCCGAGCTCCGCGCTTTTGCTAATGTGAACCCCAGTCCTTTGACTATCAGCAGCAAACTCTGA
- the LOC116214530 gene encoding uncharacterized protein LOC116214530: MEVGYIIETQVVDHLGEDVSNDQLNTYELWSTDDMKIRCYMLASMNNELQKQHENMKSAHEILKNLGELYGENSRTTRYEITKELFHARMQEGTDVGAHVQRMIRLIQQLEKLEFRIDRGLYADLVIQSLPDSF; this comes from the coding sequence ATGGAGGTAGGATACATCATAGAGACTCAAGTGGTTGATCATCTTGGTGAGGATGTTTCAAATGATCAACTGAACACATATGAGCTGTGGTCGACTGATGATATGAAGATTCGTTGTTACATGCTTGCTTCTATGAACAATGAGTTGCAGAAGCAACATGAGAACATGAAGAGCGCTCATGAGATATTGAAGAATCTCGGGGAGCTTTACGGGGAAAATAGTAGGACCACACGATATGAGATAACGAAGGAATTGTTCCATGCGAGAATGCAAGAAGGGACTGATGTTGGAGCTCATGTGCAAAGAATGATTAGGCTTATTCAGCAGCTTGAGAAACTCGAGTTCCGGATAGATAGAGGACTTTATGCGGATTTAGTCATCCAGTCTCTTCCGGATTCTTTCTAA
- the LOC116212894 gene encoding stemmadenine O-acetyltransferase-like has product MKTFRKFALSFFVSTHSLHPKSSIRASQIEATMEVKINSEELIKPSSPTPQHLRTFKLSLFDHLIPVPFTPVIFFYPSNSEQAGPCLDVPQKLDLLKKSLSSTLTQLYPLAGKIRDDGLYVDCNDGGARLVEASVNMSLTPFLADPDLVLLNKLLPNHEFLIGEFPELTHPVNIQVNVFQCGGIALGICNSHRLHDGTSEGVFLKEWTAIARGSGGGSGSSRLAARDLLVAAELFPANDLWLRDSSKIMFNSMCKPGNSVTKRFMFTGPVIEALRARGKGPSAKNPTRVEAVTGLLWKCAMAVLERNNNGLRRPSVFTHLVNIRKRMNPPLPGPLGNFLWLAAAHYKFTTKSHDGTKDVLPYLVGELRGAISKVDGEFLSGLRQDKSLISSSLEKVLGVGLSEYGHGVDHFVCSSWCGFKSYDIDFGWGRPVWVSNIGMCMPMFLNWIFLVDTRSGDGIEAWVTMDEQDMALLQEDPELCTFANVNPSPLTISSKL; this is encoded by the coding sequence atgaaaacaTTTAGAAAATTCGCCTTGTCTTTCTTCGTATCCACTCATTCACTCCATCCCAAGAGCAGTATCAGAGCAAGCCAAATCGAGGCAACAATGGAAGTAAAGATCAATTCCGAAGAGCTCATCAAGCCTTCCTCGCCGACCCCACAACACCTCCGGACCTTCAAGCTCTCCCTCTTCGATCACCTCATTCCAGTTCCTTTTACTCCGGTTATCTTTTTCTATCCGTCCAACTCCGAGCAGGCCGGCCCTTGCTTAGATGTCCCCCAGAAACTAGACCTTTTGAAGAAGTCGCTCTCCTCGACCTTGACTCAGCTCTACCCGCTTGCGGGGAAGATCCGCGACGACGGCCTCTACGTCGACTGTAATGACGGAGGTGCCCGTTTGGTCGAGGCTAGTGTTAACATGTCCTTAACTCCGTTCCTTGCTGACCCGGACCTCGTCTTGTTGAACAAGTTGCTTCCAAACCATGAGTTTCTTATCGGGGAATTTCCCGAACTGACTCACCCCGTAAATATTCAAGTGAATGTGTTCCAGTGTGGTGGGATTGCCCTCGGAATTTGCAATTCGCACAGACTCCATGACGGGACCTCTGAAGGAGTATTCCTGAAGGAGTGGACAGCAATTGCCCGGGGATCAGGTGGCGGTAGTGGCAGCAGCAGGTTGGCAGCTCGGGACCTCCTTGTGGCGGCGGAGCTCTTCCCTGCAAATGATCTGTGGCTGcgtgactcatcaaagatcatGTTTAACTCCATGTGCAAACCGGGAAACTCAGTCACCAAGAGGTTTATGTTTACTGGGCCTGTGATAGAGGCCCTCAGAGCCCGAGGAAAGGGTCCCAGCGCGAAGAACCCGACTCGTGTTGAGGCGGTCACCGGGTTGTTATGGAAGTGCGCGATGGCTGTGCTCGAGAGAAATAACAATGGTCTCAGAAGGCCTTCAGTCTTCACGCATTTGGTGAACATTCGCAAGAGGATGAATCCTCCGTTACCGGGTCCCCTAGGAAACTTTCTCTGGCTGGCTGCTGCACATTACAAGTTCACTACTAAATCTCATGATGGTACTAAAGATGTGTTGCCCTATTTGGTTGGTGAGCTGAGAGGAGCAATATCTAAGGTAGATGGCGAATTTCTCTCGGGATTAAGACAGGACAAGAGTTTGATAAGTAGCTCTCTCGAAAAGGTGCTCGGAGTTGGGTTGTCTGAATACGGTCATGGAGTGGACCATTTTGTGTGTTCAAGTTGGTGTGGCTTCAAGTCTTATGATATCGATTTTGGGTGGGGAAGGCCGGTTTGGGTCAGTAACATTGGGATGTGCATGCCGATGTTCCTCAACTGGATATTTTTGGTGGACACAAGGTCGGGTGATGGAATAGAAGCATGGGTCACTATGGATGAACAGGATATGGCTCTGTTGCAGGAGGATCCCGAGCTCTGCACTTTTGCTAATGTGAACCCCAGTCCATTGACTATCAGCAGCAAACTCTGA
- the LOC116212973 gene encoding uncharacterized protein LOC116212973 isoform X2, giving the protein MAMPWSASTTSTFYRGLFLRMPPVSSRYISNSHLLRKGANLRVKDQDAATPLHYAFQVSARQTVKLLTKCKVDINVQDNEGWTPLHIAMQTTNRDIGKILLVNGADKTRNDLISGQHGRSEGRNARGIITAGHRGGGHKRLYRKINLRRNGKDIYGRIDGKTPPDLCLSYGKDFKSYDLAKMLKLTLANNRYY; this is encoded by the exons ATGGCAATGCCTTGGTCTGCTTCAACTACTTCCACATTTTATCGTGGACTTTTTTTACGGATGCCTCCTGTTAGTTCGAGATATATCTCTAATAGTCATCTGCTGAGGAAGGGTGCAAACCTTCGTGTCAAGGATCAG GATGCGGCCACCCCTCTGCATTATGCTTTTCAAGTCAGTGCCAGACAAACTGTTAAGTTACTGACCAAATGCAAGGTTGATATCAATGTGCAAGATAAT GAAGGGTGGACTCCGCTGCACATCGCAATGCAGACTACGAACCGAGATATTGGGAAAATTTTATTGGTGAATGGAGCTGACAAAACACGAAATGATTTGATCTCTGGACAGCATGGTCGTAGTGAAGGTCGTAATGCAAGAGGAATCATTACCGCAGGGCATAGAGGGGGAGGTCATAAGCGTCTATACCGTAAAATCAATCTTCGACGGAATGGAAAAGACATATATGGTAGAATT GACGGGAAAACACCTCCGGATCTATGCTTAAGCTATGGCAAGGACTTTAAGTCATATGATCTTGCGAAAATGTTGAAACTCACACTGGCTAATAACCGCTACTATTGA
- the LOC116212973 gene encoding uncharacterized protein LOC116212973 isoform X1 — MAMPWSASTTSTFYRGLFLRMPPVSSRYISNSHLLRKGANLRVKDQDAATPLHYAFQVSARQTVKLLTKCKVDINVQDNEGWTPLHIAMQTTNRDIGKILLVNGADKTRNDLISGQHGRSEGRNARGIITAGHRGGGHKRLYRKINLRRNGKDIYGRIVSIEYNPNQNANICLIHYGDGEKRYILHSRRVIIGDTIVFGTEVPI, encoded by the exons ATGGCAATGCCTTGGTCTGCTTCAACTACTTCCACATTTTATCGTGGACTTTTTTTACGGATGCCTCCTGTTAGTTCGAGATATATCTCTAATAGTCATCTGCTGAGGAAGGGTGCAAACCTTCGTGTCAAGGATCAG GATGCGGCCACCCCTCTGCATTATGCTTTTCAAGTCAGTGCCAGACAAACTGTTAAGTTACTGACCAAATGCAAGGTTGATATCAATGTGCAAGATAAT GAAGGGTGGACTCCGCTGCACATCGCAATGCAGACTACGAACCGAGATATTGGGAAAATTTTATTGGTGAATGGAGCTGACAAAACACGAAATGATTTGATCTCTGGACAGCATGGTCGTAGTGAAGGTCGTAATGCAAGAGGAATCATTACCGCAGGGCATAGAGGGGGAGGTCATAAGCGTCTATACCGTAAAATCAATCTTCGACGGAATGGAAAAGACATATATGGTAGAATTGTAAGCATAGAATACAACCCTAATCAAAATGCAAACATTTGTCTCATACACTACGGGGATGGTGAGAAGAGATATATTTTACATTCCAGAAGGGTTATAATTGGAGATACCATTGTTTTTGGTACAGAAGTTCCAATATAA
- the LOC116214531 gene encoding stemmadenine O-acetyltransferase-like, with amino-acid sequence MEVKINSEVLIKPSSPTPQHLRTFKLSLLDQLIPVPFTTAIFFYPSNSEQAGPCLDVPQKLDLLKKSLSRTLTQLYPLAGKICDDGLYVDCNDGGARFVEASVNMSITQFLTDPDLVLLNKLLPSDEFVIGEFPELTYAVNIQVNVFRCGGIALGICNTHRLHDGIALGVFLKEWAAVGRGSGGGSGNSEVAAHDLMVAAELFPANDLWLRDSSKIMFNSICRPGNSATKRFTFTGPAIEALRARGKGPSVKNPTRVEAVSGLLWKCAMAALERKNNGLRRPSVFTHLVNFRKRMNPPLSGPLGNFLWLAAAHYKGTTKSHDGAEDVLPSLVVELRGAISKVDGEFVSGLRQDKSLISSSFEKVLGVGLSEYGHGVDHFVCSSWCKFGFYDIDFGWGRPIWVSPVWECKMMFFNLIFLVDTRSGDGIEAWVIMDEQEMALLQEDPDIH; translated from the coding sequence ATGGAAGTAAAGATCAATTCTGAAGTGCTCATCAAGCCTTCCTCGCCAACCCCGCAACACCTCCGGACCTTCAAGCTCTCCCTCCTCGATCAGCTCATTCCAGTTCCTTTTACTACGGCTATCTTCTTCTACCCGTCCAACTCCGAGCAGGCCGGCCCTTGCTTAGATGTCCCCCAGAAACTAGACCTTTTGAAGAAGTCCCTCTCCCGGACCTTGACTCAGCTCTACCCGCTTGCGGGGAAGATCTGCGATGATGGCCTCTACGTAGACTGTAATGATGGAGGTGCCCGTTTTGTCGAGGCTAGTGTTAACATGTCCATAACTCAGTTCCTAACTGACCCGGACCTCGTCTTGCTCAACAAGTTGCTTCCCAGCGATGAGTTTGTTATCGGGGAATTTCCCGAACTGACTTACGCCGTAAATATTCAAGTGAATGTGTTTCGGTGTGGCGGCATCGCCCTCGGAATTTGCAATACGCACAGACTCCATGACGGGATCGCCTTAGGAGTATTCCTGAAGGAGTGGGCAGCAGTTGGCCGGGGATCAGGTGGCGGTAGTGGCAACAGCGAGGTAGCAGCTCATGACCTCATGGTGGCGGCGGAGCTCTTCCCTGCAAACGATCTGTGGCTGcgtgactcatcaaagatcatGTTTAACTCGATATGCAGACCGGGCAACTCGGCCACCAAGAGGTTTACGTTTACTGGGCCTGCAATAGAGGCCCTCAGAGCCCGAGGAAAGGGTCCCAGTGTGAAGAACCCGACTCGTGTTGAGGCGGTCAGCGGGTTGTTATGGAAGTGCGCCATGGCCGCACTCGAGAGAAAGAACAATGGTCTCAGAAGGCCTTCAGTCTTCACGCATTTGGTGAACTTTCGCAAGAGGATGAATCCTCCGTTATCGGGTCCCCTAGGAAACTTTCTCTGGCTGGCTGCTGCACATTACAAGGGCACTACTAAATCTCATGATGGTGCCGAAGATGTGTTGCCCTCTTTGGTTGTTGAGCTGAGAGGAGCAATATCCAAGGTAGATGGCGAATTTGTCTCGGGATTAAGACAGGACAAAAGTTTGATAAGTAGCTCTTTCGAAAAGGTGCTCGGAGTTGGGTTGTCTGAATACGGTCACGGAGTGGACCATTTTGTGTGCTCGAGTTGGTGTAAATTCGGGTTTTATGATATCGATTTTGGTTGGGGAAGGCCCATTTGGGTTAGTCCCGTTTGGGAGTGCAAGATGATGTTCTTCAACTTGATATTTTTGGTGGACACAAGGTCGGGCGATGGAATAGAAGCATGGGTGATTATGGATGAACAGGAGATGGCTCTGTTGCAGGAGGATCCCGATATACATTAG